From a single Brettanomyces bruxellensis chromosome 5, complete sequence genomic region:
- a CDS encoding uncharacterized protein (SECRETED:SignalP(1-17)) — translation MRSVFCLLPLAISSAYAGPMLLKRDDSYDHYSNVTTVVVAAPFSNSSSTYSSANEVLDVTPIPDSELADVTTVITLTSIIYHTETRDDQPTTVEELTTIYNTVTSEAAKSSATSEEASAENENSQNSDENTNQDENSGEHTTVVQTLTNFVTASYEDAALASSYSSNATVPMNSTYIYTTPSSSDLSTTSSVQQKYANAVTTVSSQVANDENASSSSSSSSALSTNLVSSDSELSSGSATTSSATSTSSGSKTTYTGRGTYYGVGQGNCGWVSQDSQHVVAISQRLYNTLSNQYSFSEYCGRHITASYQGKSVTVEVVDSCGSCSDNDLDFSESAFKELADLEKGVIQVEWYWD, via the coding sequence ctgttgttgttgctgctcCATTCAGCAACTCCAGTTCAACCTACTCTTCAGCTAATGAGGTGCTTGATGTCACTCCAATTCCAGATTCTGAGCTTGCTGATGTAACAACTGTTATTACATTGACCTCAATTATATACCATACCGAGACTAGGGATGACCAGCCAACTACTGTTGAAGAGTTGACCACCATTTATAACACTGTGACATCAGAGGCGGCAAAGTCATCTGCCACATCCGAGGAAGCATCTGCAGAAAATGAGAATTCGCAAAACTCCGATGAAAATACCAACCAGGATGAAAATTCTGGTGAACATACAACAGTGGTTCAAACCTTGACCAACTTTGTGACTGCAAGCTACGAGGATGCGGCCCTGGCTTCTTCATATTCCTCAAACGCAACTGTTCCAATGAATTCCACTTACATTTACACTACtccatcatcttcagaCTTGTCCACTACCTCTTCTGTTCAGCAAAAGTACGCTAATGCAGTTACTACTGTATCGAGTCAGGTCGCAAATGATGAGaatgcatcatcatcatcatcatcatcatctgctCTAAGCACCAACTTGGTTTCTTCGGACTCTGAATTATCCTCAGGAAGTGCAACTACATCCTCAGCTACAAGCACCAGCTCTGGATCAAAAACAACATACACGGGTCGTGGTACTTATTACGGTGTTGGCCAGGGTAACTGTGGATGGGTTTCACAGGACAGCCAGCATGTAGTTGCAATCTCGCAAAGACTTTACAACACGTTGTCAAACcaatattcattttctgaGTACTGTGGAAGACATATTACTGCCTCATACCAGGGAAAGAGCGTTACTGTTGAGGTTGTTGACTCATGTGGTAGCTGCTCAGACAACGATTTGGACTTTTCGGAATCGGCATTTAAGGAACTTGCCGATTTGGAGAAAGGTGTCATTCAGGTTGAATGGTACTGGGATTAA